In Mycoplasmopsis synoviae ATCC 25204, the sequence TTGTGATTTGTTTTTAAGGTTGATTACAATCGGGCAGCCTCTAAAATCAAAGTTTTCTCTAATTTGTTTTTCTAAAAAACGCATATAAGAAAAATGCGCATATTTTTTGTTATTAACAAAAAATGTAAAAGTAGGAATTTTAGATTTTTCTTTTCTAGCGTAGTAGATATGAAGCCTTCCACCTTTATTTGAAATAGCTGGTTGAATTAATTGAGCTTCTAAAATTAAATTAGCTAGCAAGTTTGGCTTAATTTCGCGATTTAAATTTTCTCTAACTTGAAGAATAGTATCGATTAATTTATCAATTCTAGATCCTGATTTAGCCGAAATAAATACCACTGGCATTCAAGAAGAAAACTTCATTTTTTCACGAAGCTTTTTCTCGTATTGCATCATTGTATTTTGATTTTTTTCAACTAAATCCCATTTGTTAATTACGATAACTATTGGTTTGTTATGTTCTAAAGCATAACCGATTATTCTTGAGTCAAAATGTGAAAGCTCATCGATAGTAGCATCGATAACTACCAATGTTAAATCGCTTTCTACTAAAGAACTCATTGCCCGCATAAGAGCGTAGTGATCTACGCTCTCTACCAGCTTACTTTTACGCATAATTCCAGCGGTATCAATAATTTCAAAGTTTTGATCTTTTATTTTTAGAAAGCTTTTAACAGAGTCTCTAGTTGTTCCTGGAATTTCAGAAACTATAGATCTATATTCATTTGTTAATTTATTTAATAATGAAGACTTACCGGCATTAGGCTTACCGATAATTGAAAGCTTGAAATTATTCTCTAGATTTTTTTCTTCAAAAAATAAATGTTTGCAAGCTTCATCTAGCGCTTCTCCTAGCCCTTCACCGTGAAGCGCTGAAATTGGGAAAATATCAACTCCTAGTTTATATCAAGAATAGTCAAAATCTTTATTACCTTCTAGCTTGTTGGCTAAAGCTA encodes:
- the der gene encoding ribosome biogenesis GTPase Der, which gives rise to MKNTIAIIGRPNVGKSTLFNRLNGRKISIVDDTPGVTRDRLYEVISWLNKEIKIIDTGGIEIKNAPFQEQIQIQAKIAIEEADVIFFVFDGHSEISNDDLFIMNILRKANKTVLALANKLEGNKDFDYSWYKLGVDIFPISALHGEGLGEALDEACKHLFFEEKNLENNFKLSIIGKPNAGKSSLLNKLTNEYRSIVSEIPGTTRDSVKSFLKIKDQNFEIIDTAGIMRKSKLVESVDHYALMRAMSSLVESDLTLVVIDATIDELSHFDSRIIGYALEHNKPIVIVINKWDLVEKNQNTMMQYEKKLREKMKFSSWMPVVFISAKSGSRIDKLIDTILQVRENLNREIKPNLLANLILEAQLIQPAISNKGGRLHIYYARKEKSKIPTFTFFVNNKKYAHFSYMRFLEKQIRENFDFRGCPIVINLKNKSQTMQ